The Solanum pennellii chromosome 4, SPENNV200 genomic interval ATTTCGGGGTAAATCAGGTTCTGTTTCATTCCAAGGGATTACGCACCAAATGGTTGAAGAAAGTAAGTTGGTGTCAGCCCcttttgaggaaaaaagaggCTCCTTTCTGTGGGTTCTTGCTCCTATTGCATTGATCTCTTCTTTGGTGCTTCCTCGGTTCTTCATTGTGGTTGCCATTGATGACTTGATTAAGAATGCAACTCTTGCAGGTATGTGAAAGTAGATTAGGAGTTAGTTGTTACTTTATATGCTGTTTCTGTAACCATTAATTTGCTATGcgacttgggaaaaaatgatgTTGATTATCTGGTGATTGGATATGTAAATTTACAGAAGTGATATTAACTAACCTATGAATGTTTGATGATATTGTGAGGACTGATTTAGTCCTTATTCTTAACATAATTTAGGATAACTCATTTTCAAATTAATGAACAATTCATGTTAGTTAGTTATTAATAGAGAAGTCAGACTAGGTTAATGTTTTCAGCTAGAATTTGTGGTTATGTAGCtgatatatattgatatttgaGTTTTCACGGGAGATTTACTCCGCCATGAACTGTCTGTCTGTCTTGGTATAATCCAGTTAATTCTGTCTTGTTAGCATTTTCATTTATTCTATTCCATCATGGAGAGTAGAATCTAATGGTTCGGACTATTATAATGGGTAATTACATACACTCTCGCTAAACACCTTGcctaattaaaagaaaagatgcaCCGACCCTAGATGAAACTTGAAGTATGCTTAAAGCAGATAGAAAACAAGATTTAACATCTCAGAAGATTCCCCTACTCTTATGAATTAATCTTTGCTTCAACTGAATGTTAGTAGTAGTAAAAAATGGTCAACTTTGAAGTGTACGTTAAAGATGTTACTTTTGGATACCTGGATAGACTTTATGATAGTTTTCAATCAGCCAGCTAGGTTGATGTGTAACTAGTTTGTTTAAGCTGTTAAGCAACACCGTTACGAATCTTAAATAACAgttttatattcaattttatcccccaaaattttttttgttggtcgAAACATTTTACCATTTAATAGAATCTCATCCATTTTACCATTACTAGAAGATAGCATGGTCTCAGATTTAAAGAACAAAAACTTTCCAAATTGTACGAGCTGTGAGATTGTGAAAATTATAGCTAGATGCACACATTCAGCTGCACTTAACAGTTATTCATGTGAAAAATTACTGAAACCTACATCTGTCTATGCAGAAATTGTTTCTTCACTTTTCTCTGAGGTCATGTTTTACATTGGCCTTGCGACATATCTTCGGGTCACTGATAGCGTTCAGAAGCCATATCTACAATTCAGTGCAAAGAGATGGAGCCTCATAACTGGGCTTAAGGGATATATAACATCTGCTTTCTTTGTAATGGGGTTTAAGATTTTTGCCCCACTCTTCGCTCTTTATGTTACCTGGCCTTCACTTGGCTTCCCAGGCTTGGTTGCAGTGGCTCCTCTTTTGGTTGGCTGTTTGGTACAGTATTTATTCGAGAGATTCCTTGATAGACACGGATCATCTTCTTGGCCCTTGGTGCCAATTATTTTTGAGGTATGCAaactgttatttttccttttcttttcggGGCAAAGGCAAGTCAACATAGGACTGAGGATTTCAAATCTTTGCAGATTTATAGGATATATCAGTTGACAAGATCCGTCCATTTTGTGGAGAAGTTGATGTTTTCTATGAGCGGAACTCCTGTCACCCCCGAGTTGTTTGACAGAAGTGGTGCATTGGTTGCTATGATAGTGACTTTCCAAGTTTTAGGAGTAATGTGCTTATGGTCCTTGCTTACATTTCTTCAAAGGCTCTTTCCTTCCAGACCTGTTTCTGAAAACTACTAATCTTTGTAGATGAAGATGTtgatcttttttctcttttgcttTGTAGAAACTTAAATTTGCATCAGTTTAAATTATCTGGTGCAGTATCTAAGTCTTATTACCACTACTTTTCTGAGCTAAATAATAGAGATATACCTTAGCTTTCAGTTTATCAATTAAGGTTTTCTTTTACTGATTTGTACATGGCAGAGGAACTTTAGTTTATCCTGGTAAATTTTATTAGATTTGGCTGTTCGATAAATACAATCTTTGAATGAAGCACATGAATCTGTCTCATACATGATCAATTTGTCCTAAAAGCAAATTGCTGTGCCCTATTTTAAGTTGTCAATGGAAAAGTTACAAGGTTATGATTTGGATCAATAAGATAAATGCACCTGAAGATAAATTTGCTACAAATCTGATCTTTCAGTATAATTAATCTGTTGAGTAATTCACTTTCCAAGAATAAGTCTTTAACCTAATCAAGGCAGGAGAAGGATTTTCTCAAGAAATTAAAAGAGGTGAAGGTTTACATTGGAGTTCAACTTgaaaaacttcacaaaactcCTTGACTAAAGATTTATGAGTAATATCGATAAGCTGGACATCATCTAGGTCCTGATGGTTTTCTGTACCACAGCCATTAGAGTGTGAGTGCTCCCTCAGCAATCCCTTTATGCTTCCAACTTGACGGTCACGGATCCCACATGGAACTATCTGTTGAAAGGGTGCCAGATCTGTGGTGACATTGAGTGCCAGGCCATGATATGTGACCCATTGAGATACTCGAATGCCAATTGCAGCTAATTTCTGACCCCCTGAAGAAGACAGTGTTAGATCAAATATTACATGCCTCCTTTTGAAACTAAGAGATGTAACAATAATACACCATACTTATGGTTGAGGGATGAAAAAGGAAGGACGAAAAGATTCTTGGGTGAGGTGGGTGGAAGGGGGAGAATCACAATGTACTCTTGATTAAGCACTCTTAAGACTATGTTCTACTTCTCAAactacaaaaattaaaacagTCTAAAAAAGGAGCGACTCGTAAAGCTATCTCAGAATTGTTCCTGGAATGGAACAAGCAATTGGTAATAAGACTATTGGAGATAACTTCTGACAGTTTCAGTCTGTATCAAGTATGCTTCAAAAGATTCATAAACGCTCTAGATGAATGGTACTAGACATTGACAAATCAGAACGCTTTTATCTGAAGATTATCATTGTAAAACCTATAAAAGGTTTATTCCAAGTAAGAAAAGTAATCCCTTCAATCAACAAATCCAGTACAACCAAACTGTTGATCAGTTTAATACTGTAACCAGATTTCAAATATGGCCGAATGCACTATGCAGGTCAAGTCACAAGTGCCATTCATATACCCCCTAGGCACATGGGAAATCTTCAAACAAGAAATATCTTATGAACTATCAACTTACCGAAAGGTTTTCTAAAACCATAACGCCCAAGTCGTTGTCAGAAATATCAGATAATACCACAGAAAAAGACTGATACGGCCAACCAAATGATATGGAGAATCAGTACTTACCAACCCAAACACCGGTTAGGCCATCAATTCTTGAAGCCTCCAtagaaaatgatgaagaaagaACTCGTATAATCACCTCCTCAAGGCTCCTGAGATACCAATGAAGGTCCATCTTATGATACCGAAGATTGATGATGGGGTACATAACTAGCTACAATTTCAGATGGAAGCAATTATATGTCAGAAACGTAACAGCTTAAACAAACACCTGAGTTATCCTAATCCCACACAGAAACAGCCACCCAATGAAGTATAACACACCAGTCTTGTCAAAGCCACATTTGATTCGGGAATTCGTAAAATCTCTAGCCAATCATAGCCcatcaaaatatcatatttactGATACTTCCCCTTACTTTGCAAGCCCTTGAACCAATGACATCAAGCATTAAGAACAACCTATACACTTGGCTAAACTACAAAAATAAGAACAGTATAGCAGGGTAAGTAGGTAGCAACAAGTGAAATCCGAAATGTACCTGACCAGGGCCATGGTAAGTAACTTCACCACCACGTTCTGTTCGATACAATTCGAAAGGAGCATTCTTTACATCAAAATGTATATTCTCTTCAGAGCTACCAGTACCCAACGTATAAACCGGCTGATGCTGCAACACAATGAGTGTGTCAGCAAGATCCTCATTCCTTTCAATTTGTGCTTTCCTCTCATCAACAATAGTCTTTTGCCAGGACCATGCTTCAGCATATGGAACTAACTCTTTGTACATATCATAACAATCACAGCTATAGTCAAAACAGAGTTAATCAACTGAAAAGCCTTAAATTGCATAACAAGTGTTCGTCAAAATGTCAACAAGAAAATCTCACCATCTTTTGGCTTGACAGCTTGTCAAAGTCGGGCTTTTGAGTATCGCTGTACTAGAATGTTGCTTAATCTTCGATGGGTTTCTCAGTTTCCATGGCGGAATTGAACAGAACATCGAATTTGTGAAAACAACCATTTCTGATAGTTAATAGACTGTAAAAACCGATGAACCAAAACTaattaacaacaaaagaatcgcaattaaacaaaattaggagaaaaaaatggatatttttgaagaatctttttaAGTGTTACCTTAATGGATCTGAACTGAATATGAAGTTATGAACTGAAGATCACGGCTTCTTGTTCCCTCCGCCTGATCGGTAACCACGCTTTAATTTATTGATTGCGTAGTTGATTgacttaaaaatttattaaatctaTTATTTACATCAATTTTAACTCGTTGACAGTTTGTCAAGgacaaaaataattcataatgagtttaaaagataaaaaagtaaGCATTTTCATACTTCTTATCATTAACACGTAatgtgaaaagtttaaattcaaTTGATAACGTGATCAAATTGAAATTAATCATgtgtaaaaattaatttaacataaacaaaattaattttaattaataaataattaaacgaTGGAACTTTTTCTTGTAAATAATAATAGATGAAAACCAAACATTTAACggacattataaaaaaaatctcttaaaaACAACGTTTTTAAACGTGCAAGTCCTCCCAATCAAACAAGCAACCGATGACCATCATAAAAGCAAGAGATATAGTAGACGTTTGGCCACATAATTTTACAGCttaaatttatagttttgaTTTGAATAGTTATAtgtaaataagtaaaattttaaattaaattttaagtttcTTAAAATGTATCATTTCAAGTTTAATTAGTGATTTCAatattgaatttcattttttttaataatgtaaCGACAAATATTCTACTATAaaagaaacatagaaatattttatttattaatgtaGTACATCAAGATGTTCCGATATCTTATATATGAAGAATGAACTAATATAATTTACTCAATTACTAAGAGACTGCGTAGAAATTGAAGAAGTTTTGAcagtaattttctttttaaaactatgaaatgtaatttaaaaaatttaaattacatgtttaaataaaatttagagtttGATTTAACGGATTACAAACTTCATAGGTACGTAAGAAGTTGAAATGTCTCATACTAATATAATGACCGTCTAAAATGTATAACAATAACAACTTTTGTCTATTTGAGACTCCTAATTGATTTGCTCAATGTAACAAAGCTGTGAGCGACTGCAACTTTTAAATTCAACGAACATactcatttaatttatttttatttttatttgtcatgttatattttctaaaagttaatttgatgaatttttaaagttaaattagattatattaatttgatataaataaaaaattttcatattcaaaaactatatgaaaaatattataaattgcaattttttgcatagtgttagtcaaaatttcttatactttaactataaaaataaaaaccatgaaaaataaTAGTGAACGGATGGCGTATATAcctcaaccaaaaaaaaaatcattctttcCATGTTCTAAAATTGATAAAcactttaatatttgtatgcACCAATAGGAAATCGGGAAAATGCCACGTGTTCGGAGGAGAATGCTTATGACCCTACACGCTAAATGTAAAAATATCATTGAAAATTTCAGAACATGCACCTTTGTGCCTACCTCTCCAAGAAAAGTGGAGAAAATAGCCAAAATAAAGGTCACACacatttttttagtattattttttgactttacGACAATACTAACTAATATACCACGAATCTTCTGCACTTTTCCCCCCCATATTTTtgcatatataaatatgaatacttgctcaaatgaagaaaaaagtaagagagaaaaataaataaaatggcgCTAAATGGTAAATTGTTACGTACCTCTAAGCAAATGGGCTTAGGTAACAATAATGGTGGCCAGAATCAGTATTATTCTTTGATGAATAATTATTCGTTACGATTTAAATGTTTGAACAAAGGTAGACTTATTGGCGGAGCAGAGAAGAAGGTAGTAGTAGCAACTAAGGCTGCTGGTACTGCGGTTGTATCTGAACCAATTACTACACAAAATTGGAAGATTTCAGATGTAAGTTTAGTCGCAGATAATGTATCAGATCTGATATTTCAAAACTTGAAAAATTTACTCAAACAAATGCCACAGAAATTGCATCATTTACAGTCCTCCATTGAAAAGgtatgatttttctttaatttttagtcTTAATTTATAATTGCTTATGGTAAATATGATTTGTGTAATCACAGTGTTGATAAGtcttttaagttataaaatagTACTAGAATTATTCCAATAATTACATCACATATTTGATTTAGATCAAACTCATaaacaaatttctaagttttttcTCTTCAAGTACCTCAACGATGTCATTTTcttattgaatcattgaaccacccataatttgtttCTATAGTAAATGTCTTCAATTGTGTTCGtattataatgattttgattgaagaaatgagtctcatttgttttctgaTGTGATCAAATAacttgaagtaaaacacaattattctcaaaCAGTTTCACTATCAATTGAACTAATGAGTTTTGGAAATCTTCTATCAATATATCTCACAAAATTAGCCAACagtgtttaaaaggaacaaattatggatgGTTCAAcgattcaatagaaaaataccatagttgaggtacctgaggagaaaaaacccaacaaatttTAGAGATCTGTTTATGTATTTGACCTTTAAACAGATCAagtttgttttttcctttttctgatAGGATATTGGAACTCTGTTTTGCAGGGTATTTTGGATTGCCGGTTCTTCAGTCTTTTAGC includes:
- the LOC107015531 gene encoding octanoyltransferase LIP2p, chloroplastic: MVVFTNSMFCSIPPWKLRNPSKIKQHSSTAILKSPTLTSCQAKRCCDCYDMYKELVPYAEAWSWQKTIVDERKAQIERNEDLADTLIVLQHQPVYTLGTGSSEENIHFDVKNAPFELYRTERGGEVTYHGPGQLVMYPIINLRYHKMDLHWYLRSLEEVIIRVLSSSFSMEASRIDGLTGVWVGGQKLAAIGIRVSQWVTYHGLALNVTTDLAPFQQIVPCGIRDRQVGSIKGLLREHSHSNGCGTENHQDLDDVQLIDITHKSLVKEFCEVFQVELQCKPSPLLIS
- the LOC107015530 gene encoding uncharacterized protein LOC107015530, translated to MNLQSACSLLQHEASIPNFSQFQFRNISAVRKNHGRISYVRLDKRTPLVQNDVKFSPSTKRGLIVYASNSSSPGKLNYDGGESRDVSRITSNGSEPFRGKSGSVSFQGITHQMVEESKLVSAPFEEKRGSFLWVLAPIALISSLVLPRFFIVVAIDDLIKNATLAEIVSSLFSEVMFYIGLATYLRVTDSVQKPYLQFSAKRWSLITGLKGYITSAFFVMGFKIFAPLFALYVTWPSLGFPGLVAVAPLLVGCLVQYLFERFLDRHGSSSWPLVPIIFEIYRIYQLTRSVHFVEKLMFSMSGTPVTPELFDRSGALVAMIVTFQVLGVMCLWSLLTFLQRLFPSRPVSENY